The window CTCGCTTCAGACGTTCGGCTTTCATCTGGCGGGCCATGGCTTCTGAAATGTCGACCGGCGGGCGGATATCCTTGATCTCCACGCGGGTGATTTTCACGCCCCATGGCGAGGTGGCATGGTCCACCACTCCTAGTAGCCGCGCGTTGATCTCGTCACGCTTGGACAGGGTTTCATCGAGATCCATGCTGCCCATGACGGTGCGCAGATTGGTGGTCGTGATCGCCATGATGGCGTTGTAGAGGTTCGACACCTCATACGCCGCCTTGCCCGCATCGAGCACTTGGAAGAACACTACCGCATCCACGCCGACCATGGCGTTGTCCTTGGTGATAATTTCCTGCCCTGGAATGTCGAGCACCTGCTCCATCACGTTCACTTTTTGACCCACGCGGTCGATGAACGGGATAATGAGATGCAGGCCAGGTTCGGCTGCCAGCGTGTATTTGCCCAGCCGTTCGACAGTGTAGACATAACCCTGCTTCACCACCCGCACGCCCATCAGCAGGAAGATTACCAGCAAGGCCAGCAGTCCGATCAGGAAGAATTCCACGCTATTTCCCCTACGATTCAATCTTTGCAGGATAGACTAGCTGGTGCGGGCCGCAAAGCAAAACCGGGATGCAAAACCGGGATGCATAGCCGGGGCCGCCAGCCGGTTGTGGCAAAGCTGCCATGCTGGCGCCGCACGCCCTTCCCCGGCATCCCGCCAAACGCTATCAGCGCGCTCGACAGGCGATTCTCTCGCCACCTGTATCTTCTCAATGAACCGGAGCCCGAACCATGGCCGAAGCCACCGACGACCGCCTGCGCCTGCTGATCGAACGTATCGAGCGGCTGGAAGAGGAGAAGAAGGGTATCGCCGACGATATCCGCGACGTCTATGCCGAGGCGAAGGCGGTCGGTTACGATCCCAAGATCATGCGCCAGATCGTGCGCCTGCGCAAAATGAAGCCTGACGATCGCAGCGAAATGGAAATGGTGCTGGATACTTACAAATCGGCGCTCGGTCTGGAATAGCTCCACCACGCGGGACAAGAACGAGGAACCCTATTATGCCAAGCCCTTGGGACACTGCCAAAACCGGCTTCGTCATCACCACCACCAATGCTGTCGAAGGCCGCCCGGCCAAGACCTATCACGGGATCGTGACGGGTGAGGTCATCGTTGGCGCAAACCTGTTCCGCGATCTGTTTGCCAGCATCACCGACATCGTCGGCGGGCGTTCGGGCCAATATGAAAAGGTGCTCGGCCGTGCGCGCCGCGAAGCGTTCGAGGAGCTGGAGGAACAGGCCCGCGCGCTGGGCGGCAATGCCGTTGTCGGGGTGGATATCGATTACGAAGTGCTGGGCCAGAATGGCTCCATGCTGATGGTCAGCGTCAGCGGCACGGCCGTGTCGATCTAGACCACCGCAAGCTATGCTGCACCCTCGCCCAGCAACGCGATGGTGATAAACAATGCGTTATGCACCACGTGCAGCGCAATGCTCGACCAGAGGCCGTATTGCACCCGCGCAAAGCCGAAGATCAGGCCGGCCACGAATTGCGGCAGCACGAACAGCAGCAGCACCGGATCGCTGCCTTCGTAATTTAGCAAGTGCACGCAGGCAAACAGCGCCGCGCTGGCGTAATAGATCCAGCGAAAGCCTGCGCGGAACCAGGGCATCGGTCCACCACTGGGAAACTGGATTAGCAGCCATACCGCTATGCTCAGCCCGCCGATGGCGGAGGCAATCACGATCAATAGCGAAGCACCCAAAAGGTTCGCGCCCACCCCCCCGCCGATGGCCAGCCCTAGCACCAGCGGCACGAACACATGCGCCCGGCGGCCCGACAGCCAGCTTCTGAAAACCAGCTCCTCCACCACCGGCGCAAAAACCACGATGGCGAACACTATGCCGGCGGTGATTTTCATGTCGTCCATCACGTTCACCGGTGCTTCGAAACCGGCCGCCATCGCCAGCATCGCAATCCCGATCAGCACCGCCATGAAGGCGATATCGATGCCAAACAGCCGCACCGTGGCGTTTATGGCGGGCCGCGTGATGCCGCTCGCTTGTTCCGGCAGGAAAGGCTCGGCCACGAAGCGTCTGAACGCCGGCCATTGCGGTGCCTGCGCCATGGCGTTCCGGTTCTGGGGCGTATCGTCACGCAGCGCATCCGCGTCCGGGCTTGTGGCCTGTATGTCCATCCGGCTATGCGCCCCTATCCGATCAATCATTCTAGCTGGTGCGAAACGACCCCATGGCAGGCCATTCCAAGTTCAAGAACATCATGCATCGCAAGGGTGCGCAGGACAAGAAGCGTTCAAACCTGTTTTCCAAACTGAGCCGCGAAATAACCGTGGCGGCGAAGATGGGCACGCCCGATGTGGACATGAACCCGCGCCTGCGGCTCGCGGTCAACACGGCCAAGGGGCAGTCCATGCCAAAGGACAACATCCAGCGCGCCATCGACAAGGCGACCGCCGGCGATGACGAGAATTACGAAGAGCTGCGCTACGAAGGCTATGGCCCAGGCGGCAGCGCGATTATCGTCGAGGCGCTGACCGACAACCGCAACCGCACTGCCACTGCCGTGCGCACCGCCTTTTCCAAGCATGGCGGGAACCTCGGCACCGAAGGCAGCGTGGCACACGGGTTCGAACGGCTGGGCTATATCGAATACGGTCCGGACGCCGGTAGCGAAGACAAGGTGCTGGAAGCCGCTATGGAAGCGGGCGCGGAAGACATCGCCTCCACCGAAGACGGTCATGAAATCTGGACCGCTGCCGAAGATCTGCACCAAGTGTCGAGCGACCTGGAAAAATCGCTGGGCGAGGCGAAGGAAGTCAAGCTGGCATGGAAGCCGAACCTGACCGTCGATATGGACGAGAAGGATGCCGGGGTCCTGCTGCGCCTGATCGACGCGCTCGACGATGATGACGACGTGCAGACCGTGTGGGGCAATTACGAAATTTCCGACGAGGTCATGGAAAAGCTCGACGCGGAGTGATCGTGCTCGGCCTCGACCCATCGCTCAGCTGTACCGGCTGGGGCGTAATCCGCGTCGAGGGGAGCCGGATCACGCATATCGCCAATGGCCAGCTGCCGACCCCACCAAAAATGCCGATGGCGCAGCGGTTGGCGAAGCTGCAGTCGGGGCTCGCGGCCGTGATCGCGGAACACGCCCCAGCCCGCGCGGCGGCGGAAGAAATCTTCGTCAACAAGAACCCGCAATCCACGCTCAAACTGGCGCAAGCGCGCGGGGCGGTGCTGGCGGCCTGCGGTGCAGCCGGTCTCACCGTGAACGAACATGCCGCGCGCTTGGTGAAGAAAGCGGTGGTCGGCACCGGGGCCGCCGACAAGACCCAGGTCCAGGCCATGCTCGCCGTGCTGCTGCCGGGCGCGAAGATTGCCGGCGCCGATGCGGCCGACGCGCTGGCGGTCGCGATTGCGGATGCGCATCTGGCAGGACGCCCCCGTTAATGCGCTATATGCCAAGTCAAACCTTTCAACAGTCGGAGCGCAATCGATGACGCTGCATATCTATGGCATTCCTAATTGCGATACGGTGAAGAAAACCCGCAAATGGCTGGATGCAGAAGGGCTGCAATACACCTTCCACGATTACAAGAAGGATGGCGTGGATGCCGATAATCTGGAACGCTGGGCCGACCGGTCGGGCTGGGAATGCCTGCTGAACCGCCGCGGCACGACGTATCGCAAGCTGGACGATGCGGACAAGGCGGATATGGACCGCGACAAGGCGCTGCGGCTGATGCGCGAACACCCCAGCATGATCAAACGCCCGGTGGCTGAAACCGAGGATGGCGACCGCGTTCTGGTTGGCTTCGATCAGAGCGACTGGGAAAACTGGCTGTGCTGAAATGGATCTGCCTGCTGCTGGCCATGCTGATCTGCACCGCGCCTGCCGCCGCATTCGCCGCGGATGGCCCGCTCGTCATCGCGCATCGCGGGGCCAGCGGAGATCGGCCGGAACACACGCTGGCCGCGTATGAACTCGCCATCGATCAGGGCGCAGATTATATCGAGCCCGACCTGGTCATCACCAGCGACCTGCATCTGATCGCGCGCCACGACACCGAATTGTCCGCCACCACCGACGTGGCTGCGCGAGACGAATTCGTCGATCGTCGACGGTCGAAGACGATCGACGGTCAATTGGCGAATGGGTGGTTTGCGGAAGATTTCACGCTGGCCGAAATTCGCACTCTGCGCGCCCGCGAACGCATTCCCGGCATCCGTCCGGCCAATGCGCGATATGATGGCCTGTACCAGGTGCCGACGTTCGACGAGATCGTGATGCTCGTTCGTGCGAAGGAAGCCGAGACCGGTCGCCGCATCGGGCTGTATCCGGAATTGAAGCACTATACATTCCTGCTGCGCGAACAGTTGGACGGGGTGGACCTGCTGATCGCAGCGCTTCGCAAGCATGATCTGGACAGCGCCGACGCGCCGGTCTTCGTGCAAAGCTTCGAAGTCGCCCCGCTCAAACGCCTTGATGCGATGAGTGACGTAAAACTGGTGCAATTGCTGGAACCCGAAGGCGGTCCTGCGGATGAACCCGCCATGCGCTACGCCGAGATGGTCACGCCAAGTGGACTGGCCGAAATCGCGCAATATGCCGATGGGATTGGCGTTTCCATCCCGATGGTGCTCGACGAAAGCGGCGCGGCCACCGGATTGGTGGCTGCCGCGCAGGAGGCCGGATTGCTCGTTCATGTCTGGACCGTGCGGAAAGAGAATGCTTTCCTCCCGCCTTTTGCCAAGTTGAGCAATTTGAATGCGACTGCCGGCT of the Alteripontixanthobacter maritimus genome contains:
- a CDS encoding SPFH domain-containing protein; the encoded protein is MGVRVVKQGYVYTVERLGKYTLAAEPGLHLIIPFIDRVGQKVNVMEQVLDIPGQEIITKDNAMVGVDAVVFFQVLDAGKAAYEVSNLYNAIMAITTTNLRTVMGSMDLDETLSKRDEINARLLGVVDHATSPWGVKITRVEIKDIRPPVDISEAMARQMKAERLKRAEILEAEGDRASNILRAEGDKQSAILKAEGKREAAYRDAEARERAAEAEAKATQMVSDAIASSGSQAINYFIAQEYTKAVGKFADSPNAKTILFPIEATQLVGSLGGIGELLRGVVTGEGDVSVPGSGPARSGQSLRTDRSYTTVPRTDNT
- a CDS encoding DUF2312 domain-containing protein, with protein sequence MAEATDDRLRLLIERIERLEEEKKGIADDIRDVYAEAKAVGYDPKIMRQIVRLRKMKPDDRSEMEMVLDTYKSALGLE
- a CDS encoding heavy metal-binding domain-containing protein; the encoded protein is MPSPWDTAKTGFVITTTNAVEGRPAKTYHGIVTGEVIVGANLFRDLFASITDIVGGRSGQYEKVLGRARREAFEELEEQARALGGNAVVGVDIDYEVLGQNGSMLMVSVSGTAVSI
- a CDS encoding CPBP family intramembrane glutamic endopeptidase; protein product: MIDRIGAHSRMDIQATSPDADALRDDTPQNRNAMAQAPQWPAFRRFVAEPFLPEQASGITRPAINATVRLFGIDIAFMAVLIGIAMLAMAAGFEAPVNVMDDMKITAGIVFAIVVFAPVVEELVFRSWLSGRRAHVFVPLVLGLAIGGGVGANLLGASLLIVIASAIGGLSIAVWLLIQFPSGGPMPWFRAGFRWIYYASAALFACVHLLNYEGSDPVLLLFVLPQFVAGLIFGFARVQYGLWSSIALHVVHNALFITIALLGEGAA
- a CDS encoding YebC/PmpR family DNA-binding transcriptional regulator, which translates into the protein MAGHSKFKNIMHRKGAQDKKRSNLFSKLSREITVAAKMGTPDVDMNPRLRLAVNTAKGQSMPKDNIQRAIDKATAGDDENYEELRYEGYGPGGSAIIVEALTDNRNRTATAVRTAFSKHGGNLGTEGSVAHGFERLGYIEYGPDAGSEDKVLEAAMEAGAEDIASTEDGHEIWTAAEDLHQVSSDLEKSLGEAKEVKLAWKPNLTVDMDEKDAGVLLRLIDALDDDDDVQTVWGNYEISDEVMEKLDAE
- the ruvC gene encoding crossover junction endodeoxyribonuclease RuvC translates to MIVLGLDPSLSCTGWGVIRVEGSRITHIANGQLPTPPKMPMAQRLAKLQSGLAAVIAEHAPARAAAEEIFVNKNPQSTLKLAQARGAVLAACGAAGLTVNEHAARLVKKAVVGTGAADKTQVQAMLAVLLPGAKIAGADAADALAVAIADAHLAGRPR
- a CDS encoding ArsC family reductase; translated protein: MTLHIYGIPNCDTVKKTRKWLDAEGLQYTFHDYKKDGVDADNLERWADRSGWECLLNRRGTTYRKLDDADKADMDRDKALRLMREHPSMIKRPVAETEDGDRVLVGFDQSDWENWLC
- a CDS encoding glycerophosphodiester phosphodiesterase family protein yields the protein MLKWICLLLAMLICTAPAAAFAADGPLVIAHRGASGDRPEHTLAAYELAIDQGADYIEPDLVITSDLHLIARHDTELSATTDVAARDEFVDRRRSKTIDGQLANGWFAEDFTLAEIRTLRARERIPGIRPANARYDGLYQVPTFDEIVMLVRAKEAETGRRIGLYPELKHYTFLLREQLDGVDLLIAALRKHDLDSADAPVFVQSFEVAPLKRLDAMSDVKLVQLLEPEGGPADEPAMRYAEMVTPSGLAEIAQYADGIGVSIPMVLDESGAATGLVAAAQEAGLLVHVWTVRKENAFLPPFAKLSNLNATAGCVEYVFDALRKAGADGIFTDDPARTRTENLLCAVMAAP